A genomic stretch from Candidatus Polarisedimenticolaceae bacterium includes:
- a CDS encoding cyclase family protein has product MSRLVDLSHVVHHGLETYPGLPAPEICDFLSREVSRTKYAPGTEFQIGKITMVANTGTYVDAPFHRYAHGKDLSELPLESLADLDAVVVRVPPGATAIDAIPVPDRELKGKAVLFHTGWSRHFGTAAYRTGHPFLTAAIAERLVDAGATFVGIDSLNIDDTSGGERPVHSTLLANEIPIGEHLAGLDAIPDRGSRFFAVPVKVRAFGTFPVRAFAIV; this is encoded by the coding sequence TCGACCTTTCCCACGTCGTCCACCACGGCCTCGAGACCTACCCGGGGCTGCCGGCCCCGGAGATCTGCGACTTCCTCTCGCGCGAGGTCTCGCGGACGAAGTACGCCCCGGGGACGGAGTTCCAGATCGGGAAGATCACCATGGTCGCGAACACCGGGACGTACGTGGATGCGCCCTTCCACCGCTACGCCCACGGCAAGGACCTTTCCGAGCTCCCCCTCGAATCCCTCGCCGACCTCGACGCCGTCGTGGTGCGCGTTCCCCCCGGGGCGACGGCGATCGACGCGATTCCCGTGCCGGACCGCGAGCTGAAGGGAAAGGCCGTGTTGTTCCACACCGGCTGGTCGCGGCACTTCGGGACCGCGGCGTACCGCACGGGCCACCCGTTCCTGACCGCCGCGATCGCCGAGCGGCTGGTGGATGCCGGGGCGACGTTCGTCGGGATCGATTCCCTCAACATCGACGATACCTCCGGAGGGGAGCGGCCGGTCCACTCGACCCTGCTCGCGAACGAGATCCCGATCGGCGAGCACCTCGCCGGGCTCGACGCGATCCCCGACCGCGGGTCGCGGTTTTTCGCCGTGCCGGTGAAGGTGCGGGCGTTCGGGACCTTCCCGGTGCGGGCGTTCGCGATCGTGTGA